TGGAAGGAGAATAGGTTtgaaaaagggaaaaaacaaTAACCTGTTTTTAGTGCAAAAGTCTTGGTCCTTTTTAAACAGCAGCGGGTCTCATCAGCTTGAACATACAATCAGGAGGAGTTACCAAAGCAGCTTGACCAGCCGCACGAACAAGACATAACTCATTACATCTGCAGAAGTTCAGGATGGATGGTGCTAAATACAGACAACCCCATCAAGGTTCAGGATCGGTTGGCATTAATGACGGTATCAATGAGACATGAAGGGATTGTTCGTATGAGGGTACACCCCCTTGTGCGAACACACACCTGAATGAACCACCGTCCCTTCATTCTCAGGCGAAAGCGGAGTTTATATAAAACCACACAAAAAAGCATACTATCAGTAAATACAATACACAAGAAATGTTTCGTTCAGTTAATGCTCGTTTTCAGAAAAGTAAACAGACGGCAAAATCCTGTACAATTACCCCCTACAGGTTATACACATTACAACCACATTGCTCCACTGACATCGTTAAGCCTGTTAAAGTGACGTTAATACAACGCAAATGTTTATCTCCTAGTACCCAGGCTGCTCCGATGTTCCCTCGCTGTCGAGTGGCggtcccttctttttttttttttcgactcAACCAAAAGGAGTAAAAGAGCACTTacttcttcctctccttgtcCCTCTTGAGGGTGGTGGAGCCCCCTGCCTGCTGGGCCTGATTCAGCAGCAGCTCCGCCGCCGTCTTCTTCTGTTTGAACATGTTCAGCTCGTCGTCCAGAGATTTCCTCTTGTcctccagcttcttcttctcgtcCTGGTGGAGCTTCTTCAGGCGGTCAAACTTCTCGTGCAGCTGTGTCGAGGTTCACGGGGGATGTTGGGGTTCAGTGAAGCAGGAATGAGGAGAAACATCCCATAGTGATGGTATTGTAACTAGGTAATGCGGCGTGTCGAAGCACTCGTACACACATACCCGCTCAAGCACATAcaaacgcgcacgcacacgcacacacacacacacacacacacacacacacacctccttctcGGCCTCCTTGAGCTCGCCCTCCTTCTCCTTGACTCGCTGGACGAACATctgcctcatctcctcctccttcttctgcaGCTCGCCCATGAACTCGTTCCTCTTGGCCTCGTAGGTCTCCTGCAGACTGAAGGTACCAGGAtgcatgttaataataatagtgtCAGCGATCTCACTTCATAGACCAGGGTTTACAATGTGCAGCAATGATGTAACGAGCGTAGGATGGAAGGGGTCGCCCCCTTTTCCCCCTAACTCTACTCATACAATATAAAGTGAAGGTTGATTATTATGAAGAAAAGtaaatgatgatgttgatggaaTAGGATAATAATTCAGATATACTCCTACAAATAGGAGTATATCTATGGAGTGTGTACGGCTGACGGATGgcttaagcagcctcaccttgcCGGGGTCAGACTGAATACACTctagggctgggtgaggctgcataaTAAATGccacagccatcaccacacacactcagagaagATCCATGACATGGCAGCATGGAACACCCGCACTTtctccagcacccccccccccccgctgagggAGGCGTACACCCAGGGGCCGCACCTGAAGGGCTTGCAGTCGGGGTCCGTGTCCTTGAAGCCCATCTCCTCCAGCTTGCAGCGGCGGTACAGCTCGTAGTGGCTCGTGTGTGTCTGCTCCCGCAGGTCCTCCATGTTCACCCGGATCAGCATCTCCCGCAGCTTCACGAAGTCGCAGTGGTTCTCGTTCTCCACTGCCCGGCCCCAGAGCACAGCCGTTAGACGCGGTGTATGACACTGTGGTTTCATTCAGGGCGTGTCAGTTTGCACATGGTTTACAGAGGATAATGGGTTCACTCACTGTCCAAACAAATGGGGAAGTATTGGACCTCTGCTATGTAGCACGCAGGCCCACACTGAGTGACAGACGGTTGGCCTTAAGCTGTGGTGGGAAGGCATGACCCAGCACAAACCCTTTACCGGGTTCATTACATAGTATAGGAACAGTAGAACATACAATGGGATGTAGCATATACTTAATAGAGGCGTTCTAGATGCTCCAGTCACAATAAGCACAACGCTGCATCGGACTCAACACTCCAATGGAGTCCTGATTACTTTGGTGTGAGATATTGATTAGAAAGGGTCGATATCTAAAATCAATGAAATCATCGTACTTCTGACCCTAACAACAGAGTTTCCCTGTTCCGTGGTTGCACTGGATCGGAGGGGCTGGTGAGATCTGACGTCTCTAGAAAACCCATCGTCCCTCACCACAACCATTCCAGTCCCCAATAGATGGCTCGGATACATTCGACTCGTATTGTTCTCCCCTATCCTTTCCATTCCGGTAAATAACACTTGGGGCGTCGCTTGCATCTGCCCATTAGACGTACAGTAAATATAGTAGCGAGGGTGTTCTGGGTTTGATGGGTCAATGGCTTTAACCTGTTGACATCCCAGAGGGAGACGCCTTAATGACATGCATTTATATTCCGGATGAATCCCTTTGGATGATACAGCGTCTCAACAGCCTGACGCCCACAGAGCAAACAGCGATAGACATGTTTGAATAACACATGTAATCCCGCGTGACAAACACAACCGCCGCCCCCTCTACTGGCTGAACCCGCTGGGGGAGAAGagctgggggagaggaggggagaggaggggagaggagagggggagtgaggggtCTCCCCCCCCTCGTTTCCTGTGGGAGGACGTGGCCCGGGCTTACCCTGCACCGTCCCCCAGGGGTACTGCCGAGCCTTCACCATCTTGTTCCCGATCTTCACCTCCTCCGTGCTCCCCACCACGGCGAATGGCAAATGGCCCTGTGGAccacgggggggggagagacttgTATTCATATTTTACAACACGTAGACCCGTGCAGTCAACATAAGCGCACGGAAATGAATTACGTAAAGTGCTGCTATCGTCGCCATCTTCCGATTTCAAGCGAAAAGAGATAGAGCCTTTAAAATTGCTGCGAAGTGGTTCGCTCATGCTCTGGTTTATCAGTATTCCcagtctcctcctcccactgctccaTGTCTCCATAAACAACGAGAGTGATAAAGCTAGCGCTGAGCTAACCAATTACTCAAGTTGTTTCTAGCTACGTTTGTTTTGGGTTAAGCAGATGTTACTCATACTAACTGACATCCTGCTGAATAATAGGCAGTGGcagaaaatatttataaatattttttaagtaTCTACTTTATAAAACATCGGTCAAAAGCACCTCAGTGTTTACTCAGCATTTCAGCAAACTACTTTGAGCAAATGGGAAGCAAATGGACGTGGGAAGTCtggcatttgtcagaagaagggaatgtcaacaaggAGGTGCAGCGCTGGGGGGCTGACAGGGGGGACACGAGTGGTTCACAGATATTCAGCAAAGCACAGCATCTATCCACGTGATAAGCAGAGCCACAGAGCCCTGATTCAGGGCTCCATTGATCGGTTCAACCATTAGCTCACGAACACAAACATCAGTTAGCGGTAAAAAGAGCAGCTCCATGGGAGCTGACAGTATTTCCCCTCCCATGACTCTCTGGTTGGTGTCGTAAGTGAGGGCTGGGTCATGTGTCACTGGCCATTTGGGGCCTTTCCCACAGCGCGGGCTTCCTGCCGTCAGACGATCGAGCCGATTGCACCGCTCTGAAGAACACACCGCCTCCCACAGAGGCTTCCTGACAACCCCAGTGGACACAGATGGCGCTTGTGTACCGCAAGAGAGACCGCACTTTGTAGACTTAACATAAGAACACATGTACGTGACATAGAAAGAGACTCACGTTCATGGTGGAGTTGATCTCGGCCACGGTCTCGTCGTCCGTGGGGAACTGGTAGATCTGGACCCCGTTGCTGACCAACTCGCTGGTGATTTTGATCTTGAACTTGGTCAGCTCGCTCTTGGAAATGGCATCGGATTTGGCAATGATTGGAATAATGTTGACCTGATAACAAAGTAGAAGACCAGAGCTGTTGAGGCGACGAGAAACCGAAAACACAACATTTGAAGTGTACTTGTTTACATGTGGAACAGCTTGGCGGGATCATGTCTGCTGCGGGTCTAAATATAGCAATAGGGTAAAACAGAGACATCCATAACACGTGCCCATCAAGCTGTTCCAAAGAGTAGATATTGGGCTTCTTAAACAGCAAGCTGATATTCCAGCCGTTAAAGAATACCTTCACCTCCCGGGCACAACATCAGCCATCCAATCTTGATTAGTCAAAATATCCCTTTATTACTTTGACAACAGCATTTATTTTTGCATGTGACTCACATGTCTATATGAAACCCTTGAAAGCTGCTTGATCAACACTGAAAGGATGACTAAACAGatttctttgtctttctctgtcaAAACCTAACAAGAGTCGTTACAACACATCTAGACCATATGACTTCCAgttcgcaaaaaaaaaaaagagttagcCGTTAGAGTTCCAAAATGGGAAACCTATAGTTTAATCGCTTGACCCAAAGATATAGACCAGTTTTTTTACATTCAATGTAAGTATTTCTGATATATCTGCGGCCAAACATTTATTTGTGGCCAAACATTTATTTGCGCTTACTTGGTTTATGACAAATTCCTGCACTGGCGTTAAACTGACAGGTATTTCTTCCAATAACATCAACCTTAACACGGTGATTGACAGCTGGCTTTGGTTCTATGCTGACTCCCGCCCCTTTACTCTGTTGGATGGGCCTTTAACCTTTAGCACCCAGGTGTTCTGCTACGTTTAGTATCCTGCTACGTAGCCTATTCAGACTACAGCCGTGTCTTCGGAAGTCGGAAGGAAAGCGGATAACCCGAAGGAACCCCACGTAAacaaagcgggggggggggggcaggtgtgcTGGAACGTACGGAACTGAAG
The window above is part of the Gadus macrocephalus chromosome 10, ASM3116895v1 genome. Proteins encoded here:
- the septin6 gene encoding septin-6 isoform X1, which translates into the protein MASTEIARQAGEGARAVPLAGHVGFDSMPDQLVNKSVNHGFCFNILCVGETGLGKSTLMDTLFNTKFEGEPTQHNQPGVQLKSNTYELQESNVRLKLTVVNTVGFGDQINKEDSYKSIVEFIDAQFEAYLQEELKIKRTLHSYHDTRIHACLYFIAPTGHSLKSLDLVTMKKLDSKVNIIPIIAKSDAISKSELTKFKIKITSELVSNGVQIYQFPTDDETVAEINSTMNGHLPFAVVGSTEEVKIGNKMVKARQYPWGTVQVENENHCDFVKLREMLIRVNMEDLREQTHTSHYELYRRCKLEEMGFKDTDPDCKPFSLQETYEAKRNEFMGELQKKEEEMRQMFVQRVKEKEGELKEAEKELHEKFDRLKKLHQDEKKKLEDKRKSLDDELNMFKQKKTAAELLLNQAQQAGGSTTLKRDKERKNSGFLLKSAPSSLL
- the septin6 gene encoding septin-6 isoform X4: MASTEIARQAGEGARAVPLAGHVGFDSMPDQLVNKSVNHGFCFNILCVGETGLGKSTLMDTLFNTKFEGEPTQHNQPGVQLKSNTYELQESNVRLKLTVVNTVGFGDQINKEDSYKSIVEFIDAQFEAYLQEELKIKRTLHSYHDTRIHACLYFIAPTGHSLKSLDLVTMKKLDSKVNIIPIIAKSDAISKSELTKFKIKITSELVSNGVQIYQFPTDDETVAEINSTMNGHLPFAVVGSTEEVKIGNKMVKARQYPWGTVQVENENHCDFVKLREMLIRVNMEDLREQTHTSHYELYRRCKLEEMGFKDTDPDCKPFSLQETYEAKRNEFMGELQKKEEEMRQMFVQRVKEKEGELKEAEKELHEKFDRLKKLHQDEKKKLEDKRKSLDDELNMFKQKKTAAELLLNQAQQAGGSTTLKRDKERKN
- the septin6 gene encoding septin-6 isoform X2, producing the protein MASTEIARQAGEGARAVPLAGHVGFDSMPDQLVNKSVNHGFCFNILCVGETGLGKSTLMDTLFNTKFEGEPTQHNQPGVQLKSNTYELQESNVRLKLTVVNTVGFGDQINKEDSYKSIVEFIDAQFEAYLQEELKIKRTLHSYHDTRIHACLYFIAPTGHSLKSLDLVTMKKLDSKVNIIPIIAKSDAISKSELTKFKIKITSELVSNGVQIYQFPTDDETVAEINSTMNGHLPFAVVGSTEEVKIGNKMVKARQYPWGTVQVENENHCDFVKLREMLIRVNMEDLREQTHTSHYELYRRCKLEEMGFKDTDPDCKPFSLQETYEAKRNEFMGELQKKEEEMRQMFVQRVKEKEGELKEAEKELHEKFDRLKKLHQDEKKKLEDKRKSLDDELNMFKQKKTAAELLLNQAQQAGGSTTLKRDKERKNNPWLCTE
- the septin6 gene encoding septin-6 isoform X3, whose product is MDGWSKLQATVPTGLRPRLPGTERFVPAAASTMASTEIARQAGEGARAVPLAGHVGFDSMPDQLVNKSVNHGFCFNILCVGETGLGKSTLMDTLFNTKFEGEPTQHNQPGVQLKSNTYELQESNVRLKLTVVNTVGFGDQINKEDSYKSIVEFIDAQFEAYLQEELKIKRTLHSYHDTRIHACLYFIAPTGHSLKSLDLVTMKKLDSKVNIIPIIAKSDAISKSELTKFKIKITSELVSNGVQIYQFPTDDETVAEINSTMNGHLPFAVVGSTEEVKIGNKMVKARQYPWGTVQVENENHCDFVKLREMLIRVNMEDLREQTHTSHYELYRRCKLEEMGFKDTDPDCKPFSLQETYEAKRNEFMGELQKKEEEMRQMFVQRVKEKEGELKEAEKELHEKFDRLKKLHQDEKKKLEDKRKSLDDELNMFKQKKTAAELLLNQAQQAGGSTTLKRDKERKNFF